A single region of the Desulfovibrio sp. UIB00 genome encodes:
- a CDS encoding iron ABC transporter permease: MTRTTESSPSSYPQSRRLWPVFTGLVVVWLVSLPLACLPGPVPLSAQSVFRALAALAGFAPAPDDPALTGVVVSIRLARVCLAALCGGALAMAGAALQGVLRNPLADPFTLGISAGAACGASMAIALGGPLVVMLGNIPWLGNVPGLAGFSHAGLVAPAALIGALAALGCALWLGRGDGAFSRESVILAGIAVAAFLGALVALVKALNEESVTSIVFWIMGSFQGRGWSSLPLLLATLVPGLLATAFGWRALDVLALGDEQAAQTGLDVGRARLWLLAGASCMTAGCVAVAGVIGFVGLVVPHVLRLLLGWGHGPLLTAAFLGGGVLLVWADVLARCVLSGGQELPVGVVTALLGGPFFALLVRRR; this comes from the coding sequence TGCTTGCCTGGGCCTGTGCCCTTGAGCGCGCAGAGCGTGTTTCGCGCTTTGGCGGCATTGGCAGGCTTTGCGCCCGCACCCGATGATCCGGCCCTGACCGGAGTTGTGGTGAGCATCCGGCTTGCCCGGGTGTGTCTGGCCGCCCTGTGCGGCGGCGCTCTGGCTATGGCCGGGGCGGCATTGCAGGGCGTGTTGCGCAATCCGCTGGCGGATCCTTTTACTTTGGGCATTTCCGCCGGAGCAGCCTGTGGGGCCAGTATGGCTATCGCCCTTGGCGGGCCGCTGGTGGTCATGCTGGGGAATATTCCGTGGCTGGGCAATGTGCCGGGGCTGGCTGGCTTCAGTCATGCCGGGCTGGTGGCCCCTGCGGCTCTGATCGGCGCGCTGGCGGCCCTTGGCTGCGCACTGTGGCTGGGGCGCGGCGACGGCGCGTTCAGCCGGGAGAGCGTTATTCTTGCGGGCATTGCCGTGGCCGCTTTTTTGGGGGCGCTGGTGGCCCTTGTGAAGGCCCTTAACGAGGAATCCGTAACCAGTATTGTGTTCTGGATCATGGGGTCCTTTCAGGGCCGGGGCTGGAGCAGTCTGCCCCTCTTGCTGGCAACTCTTGTGCCTGGATTGCTGGCAACGGCCTTTGGCTGGCGCGCCCTGGACGTGCTTGCCCTTGGCGATGAACAGGCCGCTCAGACTGGCCTTGATGTGGGCCGCGCCCGCCTGTGGCTGCTGGCCGGGGCAAGCTGCATGACCGCTGGCTGCGTGGCCGTGGCCGGGGTGATCGGATTTGTGGGGCTGGTTGTGCCCCATGTGTTGCGCCTGCTGCTGGGCTGGGGGCACGGCCCCTTGCTGACTGCGGCCTTTTTGGGCGGCGGGGTGCTCTTGGTCTGGGCGGATGTGCTGGCCCGCTGCGTGCTTTCCGGCGGTCAGGAACTGCCCGTGGGCGTGGTCACTGCCTTGCTTGGCGGGCCGTTTTTTGCCCTGCTGGTGCGGAGGCGCTGA
- a CDS encoding AraC family transcriptional regulator yields METLTYQQRIGLVLRHIEQHLDDRPNLEELARIACFSPYHFHRIFSSMVGESVAAYVRRLLLERAAMQLGHSPESVTQIALGAGYDSVDAFTRAFRAHLGMLPSEYRRRKGHLEVARRRDLTRPLFYHEMAGLPAMEVRIETFAPRLVAAVRHTGPYDESFPAWEKLCGALGANGLLSDASVAYGVSYDNPDITAPQKCRMDACVSLPPGIAEKSLELCTLSQNEDIFLRHIGGEQEYAALRIKGPYSLLHPAYRSLFGMWFPQSGREPYNDPGFEIYWNSPQTTPPADLLTEICIPLRPVDKS; encoded by the coding sequence ATGGAAACACTTACCTACCAGCAGCGTATAGGCCTTGTGCTGCGCCACATTGAGCAGCACCTTGATGACAGGCCAAACCTGGAGGAACTGGCGCGCATAGCCTGTTTTTCGCCCTACCATTTTCACAGGATATTTTCATCCATGGTGGGCGAGAGCGTTGCGGCATACGTGCGCCGTTTATTGCTGGAACGCGCCGCCATGCAGCTTGGGCATTCCCCTGAATCTGTCACCCAGATAGCCCTTGGCGCGGGTTATGATAGCGTGGACGCCTTTACGCGGGCTTTCCGGGCGCATCTGGGCATGCTGCCCTCTGAATATCGTCGCCGGAAGGGACATCTGGAGGTTGCCCGCAGACGCGATCTGACGCGTCCCCTGTTTTATCATGAGATGGCCGGCCTCCCGGCCATGGAAGTGCGTATCGAAACGTTTGCGCCGCGCCTGGTGGCTGCCGTACGGCATACAGGGCCATATGACGAGAGTTTTCCTGCATGGGAAAAACTGTGCGGCGCGCTGGGGGCCAACGGCCTGCTTTCTGATGCCTCGGTGGCTTACGGCGTGAGCTACGACAACCCGGACATCACCGCGCCTCAAAAGTGCCGCATGGATGCCTGCGTCAGCCTGCCGCCGGGAATAGCGGAAAAGAGTTTGGAATTGTGCACCTTGTCACAGAATGAGGATATTTTTTTGCGGCATATTGGCGGGGAACAGGAATATGCCGCGTTGCGCATCAAAGGGCCGTACTCCCTGTTGCATCCGGCCTACAGATCGCTGTTTGGCATGTGGTTTCCGCAGAGTGGGCGCGAGCCGTATAATGATCCGGGCTTCGAAATTTACTGGAACTCACCGCAGACGACCCCTCCTGCAGACCTGCTGACGGAAATCTGCATTCCGCTCAGACCGGTTGATAAGTCCTGA
- a CDS encoding methyl-accepting chemotaxis protein, giving the protein MSLLKNTQLQTKLIVSFVLSSLMTLGVGVFAVFELGKVTDADTVLYERATVPMADLLKLSVGFQRIRVNMEGIVGATSDAEVSKRTAQIEALRKEIDNSSKAVEKTLISAKAKQIIEEYKVHRAAFRGMTDKVLKMKQAGDSAGAEAYLDGEGNKLANQYQDAINRLVESKEEQGHLLAQSNDNLADFSKKMIFAAIAIGFILSVGQGMLLTREVMRQLGEDPGYLAEVAGKIADGDLDVTFRQQKKPGGVYHVLQNMVGTMKDKIAEAEQKSAEASEQAQHAEIATQEAQAAKVQAERAKAEGMLQAAHQLESVVEVVSTATEQLSALITQSSRGAEEQSRRVSVTSSAMDEMNATVGEVAENAAKASDTSDTARTKAQEGAQLVRNVVSDITEVQKQSLEVKADMATLGKQADGIGQIMSVISDIADQTNLLALNAAIEAARAGDAGRGFAVVADEVRKLAEKTMTATQEVGGVIRGIQEGTRKGIDGVDKSVATIESATRRASLSGEALTQIVSLVEQASDQVRSIAAASEQQSASSEEISRSVEQVATISAETAQAMGRANQAMSEMAQQAQVLRRLIQEMKAG; this is encoded by the coding sequence ATGAGCCTTTTAAAAAATACGCAGCTGCAAACAAAGTTGATTGTGAGTTTTGTTTTGTCTTCGCTGATGACCCTGGGCGTAGGTGTTTTTGCCGTTTTTGAACTGGGTAAGGTCACTGATGCCGACACAGTTCTTTACGAGCGCGCCACAGTTCCTATGGCGGATCTGCTGAAGCTTTCCGTGGGTTTTCAGCGCATTCGCGTCAACATGGAAGGTATCGTTGGAGCAACGTCTGACGCAGAGGTCAGTAAACGCACCGCCCAGATTGAAGCACTGCGCAAAGAAATAGATAACAGCTCAAAAGCTGTGGAAAAGACTCTTATTTCTGCCAAGGCAAAACAGATTATTGAAGAGTACAAGGTACACCGTGCCGCCTTCAGAGGCATGACGGACAAGGTTCTCAAAATGAAGCAGGCTGGTGATTCCGCTGGAGCGGAAGCCTATCTTGATGGTGAAGGAAACAAGCTGGCCAATCAGTATCAAGATGCCATCAACCGCCTTGTGGAATCCAAGGAAGAGCAGGGCCATCTGTTGGCCCAGTCCAATGACAATCTTGCTGATTTTTCCAAGAAAATGATTTTTGCGGCCATTGCCATTGGTTTTATTTTGTCTGTGGGGCAGGGCATGTTGCTCACGCGTGAGGTTATGCGGCAGCTTGGCGAGGATCCTGGCTATCTTGCCGAAGTTGCGGGCAAGATTGCTGACGGTGATCTGGACGTGACCTTCCGTCAGCAAAAGAAGCCCGGCGGCGTCTATCATGTCTTGCAAAACATGGTGGGAACCATGAAGGACAAGATCGCCGAGGCTGAGCAGAAAAGCGCCGAAGCTTCGGAACAGGCCCAGCATGCGGAAATAGCCACACAAGAGGCTCAGGCTGCCAAGGTGCAGGCCGAGCGTGCCAAGGCTGAGGGGATGTTGCAGGCCGCGCACCAGCTTGAGAGCGTGGTTGAGGTGGTATCAACTGCCACAGAGCAGCTTTCTGCATTGATTACGCAATCTAGCCGTGGGGCAGAGGAACAGTCCCGGCGTGTTTCGGTTACATCGTCTGCCATGGATGAAATGAACGCCACAGTGGGCGAAGTTGCGGAAAATGCCGCCAAGGCATCTGATACCTCCGATACAGCGCGCACCAAGGCGCAGGAAGGGGCGCAGCTGGTTCGTAATGTGGTGAGCGACATCACTGAGGTGCAAAAGCAGTCGCTTGAAGTCAAGGCCGATATGGCCACGCTTGGCAAGCAGGCCGATGGCATTGGACAGATCATGAGCGTTATTTCCGATATCGCTGATCAGACCAACCTGCTGGCCCTGAATGCCGCCATTGAGGCGGCCCGCGCTGGCGATGCCGGGCGCGGCTTTGCCGTGGTGGCCGATGAGGTGCGCAAGTTGGCGGAAAAGACCATGACAGCCACGCAGGAAGTGGGCGGCGTTATCCGTGGCATTCAGGAAGGTACCCGCAAAGGCATTGACGGCGTGGACAAGTCTGTCGCCACCATTGAAAGCGCCACGCGCCGGGCTTCGCTTTCTGGCGAGGCGCTTACGCAGATTGTCAGCCTTGTGGAACAGGCAAGCGATCAGGTGCGTTCCATCGCCGCTGCCAGCGAGCAGCAGTCGGCATCCAGCGAGGAGATCAGCCGCTCCGTGGAGCAGGTAGCAACGATTTCGGCAGAAACCGCGCAAGCCATGGGAAGGGCCAATCAGGCCATGAGCGAGATGGCTCAGCAGGCCCAGGTGCTGCGGCGGCTTATTCAGGAAATGAAGGCTGGTTAA
- a CDS encoding GyrI-like domain-containing protein codes for MNGFEIKVVDFPAKQLMGIKVCTNMAKAKEDCPTLWQSFCPQMPKIYGKESYGVSVMLNAQDFDYWAAVEADEQIPAGIETTAIPFGSYARCTVPNLESIGAGYMFMYQTWLGGQQEWKLNEQAPCFELYPADWNPSMPFDLFMPVKR; via the coding sequence ATGAACGGATTTGAAATAAAAGTTGTGGATTTTCCGGCCAAGCAGCTTATGGGCATCAAGGTGTGTACCAACATGGCAAAAGCCAAGGAAGATTGTCCAACCCTATGGCAGAGCTTCTGCCCGCAAATGCCAAAAATTTATGGCAAGGAAAGCTACGGCGTTTCCGTCATGCTCAATGCCCAGGATTTTGATTACTGGGCCGCCGTTGAGGCTGACGAACAGATTCCGGCAGGCATTGAAACCACCGCCATACCGTTCGGCTCCTACGCCCGCTGCACTGTGCCGAATCTGGAGAGCATCGGTGCGGGATACATGTTCATGTACCAGACATGGCTTGGCGGGCAGCAGGAATGGAAACTGAACGAGCAGGCCCCCTGCTTTGAATTGTACCCTGCGGACTGGAATCCGAGTATGCCCTTTGATCTGTTTATGCCGGTCAAGCGTTAG
- the cobI gene encoding precorrin-2 C(20)-methyltransferase, translated as MNGILYGVGVGPGAPDLLTLRAVRVLGEVDVILAAASPRNDFSAALDTARPHLRADVRVLRLEFPMTRDRAVLREAWRVAAQTTRDVLESGQSAAFLTIGDPLVYSTFGYLMRTLGECAPHLAVEVIPGITSFQAAAARTRTVLCENGETLRIIPGINSRESLEDSLQQSDTAVILKAYRNLPAIAEALGATNRLESCVLASHVEQPAEKVCQGLGGACAAGETPPYMSLILSRKPQA; from the coding sequence ATGAACGGAATTCTCTATGGCGTAGGCGTCGGCCCCGGCGCGCCCGATCTTTTGACCCTGCGGGCAGTCAGGGTGCTGGGCGAGGTGGATGTTATCCTTGCGGCAGCCTCGCCCCGCAATGATTTTTCAGCGGCGCTGGACACGGCGCGCCCGCATCTGCGGGCCGATGTGCGCGTGTTGCGGCTGGAATTTCCCATGACGCGCGACCGCGCCGTCTTGCGCGAGGCGTGGCGCGTAGCAGCCCAGACAACCAGAGATGTGCTGGAAAGCGGGCAGAGCGCCGCCTTTCTGACCATTGGCGATCCGCTGGTGTACAGCACGTTTGGCTATCTCATGCGCACCCTTGGCGAATGCGCGCCGCATCTGGCGGTGGAGGTCATTCCCGGCATCACTTCCTTTCAGGCGGCAGCTGCCCGCACCCGCACCGTTTTGTGCGAAAACGGCGAGACCTTGCGCATCATACCGGGCATCAACAGTCGGGAGAGTCTGGAAGACTCATTGCAACAGAGTGATACGGCTGTGATTCTCAAGGCCTATCGAAATTTGCCCGCCATTGCGGAAGCCTTGGGCGCAACCAACAGGCTGGAGTCGTGCGTGCTGGCGAGCCATGTGGAGCAGCCAGCGGAGAAGGTCTGTCAGGGACTTGGCGGGGCTTGTGCTGCGGGTGAAACTCCGCCCTATATGTCGTTGATTCTGAGCCGTAAGCCCCAGGCGTAG
- a CDS encoding ABC transporter ATP-binding protein, whose product MLRPDQDIRHEGRTAPPVLRIAGLRAGYGGQSVLHKAGFTLHAGECAALLGPNGSGKTTLLRALSGVLTPQAGAIEIQGRPLAALKPRERARMVAVVPQRGQLPQGLTARQMVLLGRFAHLSWLGAYGREDYAAADRALEETGAAPLAQRRLTELSGGELQRVLLARALAQESPLLLLDELAAGLDWARMVDLFDLLERRRAAGACVLMAVHDCNLAALYATRLMGLRDGNLVFDGPVAKVFTEENLGALYNIPICVLPHPQWGLPQALLASAKGPWSGKKSAVPAVSSAESDLLSGPMHGAQSDSASGRGAGG is encoded by the coding sequence ATGCTGCGGCCTGACCAAGATATTCGCCATGAGGGGCGCACGGCGCCGCCTGTGCTGCGTATTGCCGGGCTGCGCGCCGGATACGGCGGGCAGAGCGTGCTGCACAAGGCGGGCTTTACCCTGCACGCCGGGGAGTGCGCCGCCCTGCTTGGCCCCAATGGCAGCGGCAAAACAACGCTGCTGCGCGCCCTTTCTGGGGTGCTGACGCCGCAGGCTGGCGCCATTGAAATTCAGGGGCGTCCGCTGGCGGCGTTGAAGCCGCGCGAGCGCGCCCGCATGGTGGCGGTGGTGCCGCAGCGAGGGCAGTTGCCGCAGGGCCTTACCGCACGGCAGATGGTGCTGCTCGGGCGTTTTGCCCACCTTTCGTGGCTTGGGGCCTATGGGCGGGAAGATTATGCCGCAGCAGACCGGGCGCTTGAAGAAACCGGAGCCGCGCCGCTGGCGCAGCGCAGGCTCACAGAACTTTCGGGCGGCGAGCTGCAAAGGGTTTTGCTGGCCCGTGCCCTTGCGCAGGAAAGTCCGCTCCTGCTGCTGGACGAGCTGGCCGCAGGGCTGGACTGGGCGCGAATGGTTGATCTGTTCGACCTGCTTGAACGCCGCCGCGCCGCTGGAGCCTGTGTGCTCATGGCAGTGCACGACTGCAATCTGGCGGCCCTGTATGCCACGCGCCTCATGGGGCTGCGGGACGGAAACCTGGTTTTTGACGGGCCGGTAGCAAAGGTTTTTACAGAGGAGAATCTTGGTGCGCTCTACAACATACCCATCTGCGTATTGCCCCACCCCCAGTGGGGACTGCCTCAGGCCTTGCTTGCCAGTGCAAAAGGTCCATGGAGCGGGAAAAAATCTGCTGTCCCGGCAGTCTCTTCTGCTGAGTCTGACCTATTGTCTGGCCCTATGCATGGCGCTCAGTCCGATTCTGCTTCCGGCAGAGGCGCAGGCGGCTAA
- a CDS encoding ABC transporter substrate-binding protein has product MALSPILLPAEAQAANSENSERSDSAPIVITDDTGATVTFAQPVKRVIALYGAFNEIFLALGAGDLLVARTAADGNLPELAALPAIGTHMRPNAELVLAQQPDVVLQLEGRSEAQTQTENLRSLGLNVLTFEVNSFERLFEVTEILGRLAGREDRVQTIVNGWKRRVQALRSRNAGKPVARVFYEVRYPNLLAAGRGGISSEILALAGGENVVSDSKKLVRYSEEALIAADPDAYIIQKGPMNPEPTPLAERDHYRNLRALRVGRVLVVDEDRFARPGPRALDAAEELDSWLHR; this is encoded by the coding sequence ATGGCGCTCAGTCCGATTCTGCTTCCGGCAGAGGCGCAGGCGGCTAATTCTGAAAACAGTGAACGCAGTGATTCCGCCCCCATTGTCATCACGGACGACACGGGCGCAACCGTAACCTTTGCCCAACCCGTCAAAAGGGTGATCGCCCTGTACGGAGCGTTTAACGAGATTTTTCTGGCCCTTGGCGCTGGCGACCTGCTGGTGGCGCGCACCGCTGCCGACGGCAACCTGCCGGAGCTTGCGGCCCTGCCAGCTATTGGTACGCACATGCGTCCCAATGCCGAGCTTGTGCTGGCGCAGCAGCCGGATGTGGTCTTGCAGCTTGAAGGCCGCAGCGAAGCACAGACCCAGACCGAAAATCTGCGTTCCTTGGGGCTGAACGTACTGACATTTGAAGTAAATTCTTTTGAGCGGCTGTTTGAGGTTACGGAAATCCTGGGGCGGCTTGCCGGGCGCGAGGATAGGGTCCAAACCATCGTAAACGGCTGGAAGAGGCGTGTGCAGGCATTGCGCAGCCGCAATGCTGGCAAGCCCGTGGCGCGCGTCTTTTACGAGGTGCGTTATCCCAATCTGCTGGCTGCCGGACGCGGCGGCATCAGCAGCGAGATACTGGCCCTTGCCGGGGGCGAAAACGTGGTGAGCGACAGCAAAAAGCTGGTGCGCTACAGCGAGGAAGCCCTGATCGCGGCAGACCCGGATGCGTACATTATTCAGAAAGGCCCCATGAATCCTGAGCCAACGCCTCTAGCGGAGCGCGATCATTACAGGAATTTGCGCGCCCTGCGCGTTGGGCGCGTGCTCGTGGTGGACGAAGATCGTTTTGCCCGCCCCGGCCCCCGCGCCCTGGATGCGGCGGAAGAGCTGGACAGCTGGCTGCACCGCTGA